Proteins encoded in a region of the Haloarchaeobius salinus genome:
- the aglM gene encoding UDP-glucose 6-dehydrogenase AglM has product MDVSIIGSGYVGTTVAACLADDGHDVVNVDIDEELVAAINDGRSPIHEPGLDELLDEHAGGRLRATTDYEAVRETDVTFVAVGTPSREDGSIDTGIVEAATRSLGEQLAAKAGDHLVVVKSTVVPGTTDELVAPTLEAELGEPVGESVHVAVNPEFLQMGSAVENFRNPQKIVFGVDDGDRWALDRLHELYAGVIEDADPAVVETGLREGEMIKYANNAFLASKVSLINDIGNVCKEFDVDAYEVADAIGLDDRIGERFLRSGLGWGGSCFPKDVAAIIAAAEHAGYEPPMLNAAVEVNDLQPQRLLDLLADHVDLDGARVAVLGLSFKPGTDDVRGSRAVPVVEGLRERGATVVAYDPVATEKFREKHPEVDVEFADSAAAALEGADACAVVTDWDEFAALDSEFDAMATSVVVDGRHVIERRDGITYEGLTW; this is encoded by the coding sequence ATGGACGTCAGCATCATCGGGAGCGGCTACGTCGGCACCACGGTCGCGGCCTGTCTGGCCGACGACGGGCACGACGTGGTCAACGTCGACATCGACGAGGAGCTCGTCGCCGCGATCAACGACGGCCGGTCGCCCATCCACGAGCCCGGGCTCGACGAGCTGCTCGACGAGCACGCCGGCGGACGGCTCCGCGCGACGACAGACTACGAGGCCGTCCGCGAGACGGACGTGACGTTCGTCGCGGTCGGGACGCCCTCCCGCGAGGACGGCAGCATCGACACGGGCATCGTCGAGGCGGCCACACGCTCGCTCGGCGAACAGCTCGCCGCGAAAGCGGGCGACCACCTCGTCGTCGTCAAGAGCACCGTCGTCCCCGGGACGACCGACGAGCTCGTGGCCCCGACGCTCGAAGCAGAGCTCGGCGAGCCCGTCGGCGAGTCGGTCCACGTCGCGGTCAACCCCGAGTTCCTCCAGATGGGCTCGGCGGTCGAGAACTTCCGGAACCCCCAGAAGATCGTCTTCGGCGTCGACGACGGTGACCGGTGGGCGCTGGACCGACTCCACGAGCTCTACGCCGGAGTCATCGAGGACGCCGACCCGGCCGTCGTCGAGACCGGCCTGCGGGAGGGCGAGATGATCAAGTACGCCAACAACGCGTTCCTCGCGAGCAAGGTCAGCCTCATCAACGACATCGGCAACGTCTGCAAGGAGTTCGACGTCGACGCCTACGAGGTCGCCGACGCCATCGGGCTCGACGACCGCATCGGCGAGCGGTTCCTCCGCTCCGGCCTCGGCTGGGGTGGCTCCTGCTTCCCGAAGGACGTCGCCGCCATCATCGCCGCCGCCGAGCACGCCGGCTACGAACCGCCGATGCTGAACGCCGCCGTCGAGGTGAACGACCTCCAGCCCCAGCGCCTGCTCGACCTGCTCGCCGACCACGTCGACCTCGACGGCGCGCGCGTCGCCGTCCTCGGCCTCTCGTTCAAGCCCGGCACCGACGACGTACGCGGCTCCCGCGCCGTCCCGGTCGTCGAGGGCCTGCGCGAACGCGGCGCGACGGTCGTCGCCTACGACCCCGTCGCCACCGAGAAGTTCCGCGAGAAACACCCCGAGGTCGACGTCGAGTTCGCCGACTCCGCGGCCGCCGCGCTGGAGGGCGCGGACGCCTGCGCCGTCGTCACCGACTGGGACGAGTTCGCCGCGCTGGATTCGGAGTTCGACGCGATGGCCACTTCCGTGGTGGTCGACGGCCGACACGTGATCGAGCGTCGTGACGGGATCACGTACGAGGGCCTGACCTGGTAG
- a CDS encoding Na+/H+ antiporter NhaC family protein, translating to MTDRSFDPRTYADLDPARRPSLGQALVPVLGVVVFLGVGSGYLGLAPHAPLLWSIVLTAAVGKHWLGFDWDDLYEGIADSLLMGLQSILILFVIYALIATWISAGTIPGLMYYGLSVLTPAVFLPVTAVLAALVAFAIGSSWTTAGTLGVAFIGIGSGLGIPAPMTAGAILSGAYAGDKQSPLSDTTNLAAAVTDTDLYDHIHAMRNGTAVAFGLAVLGYVVLGLRAGGAIPAGRVAEIQGALAGTYDLSVLVVLPLVVTFGLALRGYPALPTLVAGVFAGVATTVLVQGVAFTAAWDVFLNGTSPETGVEVVTDLLESGGLAGSAWTISVVVAALALGGLLERVGVLAVLAHRLAAAVRGPRGLVAGTGVSAIVVNAFSAQQYMSIVVPGMTLRNLYDEYGLDSDDLSQAVEAAGTPTGALIPWHAGSVYMAGVFGVLPWAGEFGLAGFAPYYFFAYLSPLVLFASALLGLGFDAGGEMEGIPRPSTTAADD from the coding sequence GTGACTGACCGAAGTTTCGACCCACGAACCTACGCGGATCTCGATCCCGCACGGCGACCGAGCCTCGGGCAGGCGCTGGTCCCCGTACTCGGCGTCGTGGTCTTCCTGGGCGTCGGCTCGGGCTACCTCGGGCTCGCCCCCCACGCCCCGCTGCTATGGAGCATCGTCCTGACCGCCGCCGTCGGCAAGCACTGGCTCGGATTCGACTGGGACGACCTCTACGAGGGCATCGCGGACAGCCTCCTGATGGGACTGCAGTCCATCCTCATCCTGTTCGTCATCTACGCGCTCATCGCCACCTGGATCAGCGCGGGGACGATCCCGGGGCTGATGTACTACGGGCTCTCGGTGCTCACCCCCGCGGTGTTCCTCCCGGTGACGGCCGTGCTGGCGGCGCTGGTCGCCTTCGCCATCGGCTCGTCGTGGACCACCGCGGGCACCCTCGGCGTCGCCTTCATCGGCATCGGCTCCGGGCTGGGCATCCCCGCACCGATGACCGCCGGGGCCATCCTCTCCGGTGCGTACGCCGGGGACAAGCAGTCGCCGCTCTCGGACACGACGAACCTCGCGGCTGCGGTGACCGACACCGACCTGTACGACCACATCCACGCGATGCGCAACGGCACGGCCGTCGCCTTCGGACTGGCCGTACTCGGCTACGTCGTCCTCGGACTCCGCGCCGGCGGAGCGATCCCCGCGGGCCGTGTCGCCGAGATACAGGGCGCGCTGGCCGGCACCTACGACCTCTCGGTGCTCGTCGTGCTGCCGCTCGTCGTCACGTTCGGACTCGCGCTCCGGGGCTACCCGGCGCTCCCGACCCTCGTCGCCGGTGTCTTCGCTGGCGTCGCGACGACCGTGCTCGTCCAGGGCGTCGCCTTCACCGCCGCGTGGGACGTGTTCCTGAACGGCACCAGCCCGGAGACCGGTGTCGAGGTCGTGACTGATCTGCTCGAAAGCGGCGGGCTCGCCGGCTCCGCGTGGACCATCTCGGTCGTCGTCGCCGCCCTCGCGCTCGGGGGCCTGCTCGAACGCGTCGGCGTGCTGGCAGTGCTCGCCCACCGGCTTGCGGCCGCCGTCCGCGGTCCGCGCGGCCTCGTCGCCGGCACCGGCGTCTCCGCCATCGTCGTCAACGCGTTCTCCGCCCAGCAGTACATGAGCATCGTCGTCCCCGGCATGACCCTGCGGAACCTCTACGACGAGTACGGGCTCGACAGCGACGACCTCTCGCAGGCCGTCGAGGCGGCCGGCACGCCGACGGGCGCGCTCATCCCGTGGCACGCCGGCAGCGTCTACATGGCCGGCGTGTTCGGCGTGCTCCCGTGGGCCGGCGAGTTCGGGCTGGCGGGCTTCGCGCCGTACTACTTCTTCGCGTACCTCTCACCGCTGGTGCTGTTCGCGAGTGCGCTGCTGGGACTCGGGTTCGACGCCGGCGGCGAAATGGAGGGAATCCCCCGCCCGAGCACCACTGCAGCCGACGACTGA
- a CDS encoding ribbon-helix-helix domain-containing protein produces the protein MTDYTTVSIPKDLADRVEETIEGTSFSSTSDLVRFLLRSIVIQHQRQGELTEAEFEEITEQLRDLGYLE, from the coding sequence GTGACCGACTACACCACCGTCTCCATCCCGAAGGACCTCGCGGACCGCGTCGAGGAGACCATCGAAGGAACGAGCTTCTCCTCGACGTCGGACCTCGTGCGGTTCCTGCTGCGGAGCATCGTCATCCAGCACCAGCGACAGGGCGAGCTCACCGAGGCGGAGTTCGAGGAGATAACGGAACAGCTTCGCGACCTGGGCTATCTGGAGTGA
- the aglJ gene encoding S-layer glycoprotein N-glycosyltransferase AglJ has product MAETDDDDDVCVLVPTYNEAETIGEVVSGLRDEGFENVLVVDGHSTDGTREIAAEHGARVVLQTGSGRGSGKGEAVREGVERIDAEYVLMLDGDGTYKPEDAHAMLEPLRAGRAEHVVGDRFADMESGAMTRLNQFGNRVINGGFRLVHRQDFGDILSGYRAFTRESFELMSLSAEGFGIETELAVECARHDITTEVVDITYLARPDGSETNLRPFRDGGGILLTLYLRSKTHNPLFYFGTVGGILGAMGVGIAAYVGYEWFAKGIPHDVLAMLAGVLLLVGVQLAMFGVLADTMVVLHREQRERIERIAEETGTDLSSESGED; this is encoded by the coding sequence ACGTACAACGAGGCGGAGACCATCGGCGAGGTCGTCTCGGGCCTGCGCGACGAGGGGTTCGAGAACGTCCTCGTCGTCGACGGCCACTCGACCGACGGCACCCGCGAGATCGCCGCAGAGCACGGCGCACGCGTCGTCCTCCAGACCGGGAGCGGGCGTGGCTCCGGCAAGGGCGAGGCGGTCCGCGAGGGCGTCGAGCGCATCGACGCAGAGTACGTGCTGATGCTCGACGGTGACGGCACGTACAAGCCGGAAGACGCCCACGCGATGCTCGAACCGCTCCGGGCCGGTCGCGCGGAGCACGTCGTCGGCGACCGCTTCGCGGACATGGAGTCCGGCGCGATGACGCGGCTCAACCAGTTCGGCAACCGCGTCATCAACGGCGGCTTCCGGCTCGTCCACCGGCAGGACTTCGGCGACATCCTCTCCGGCTACCGGGCGTTCACGCGTGAGTCGTTCGAGCTGATGTCGCTCAGCGCGGAGGGCTTCGGCATCGAGACCGAACTCGCCGTCGAGTGCGCGCGGCACGACATCACGACGGAGGTCGTCGACATCACCTACCTCGCGCGGCCGGACGGCTCGGAGACGAACCTCCGGCCGTTCCGCGACGGCGGCGGCATCCTGCTGACGCTGTACCTGCGCTCGAAGACGCACAACCCGCTGTTCTACTTCGGCACCGTCGGCGGTATCCTCGGCGCGATGGGCGTCGGCATCGCCGCCTACGTCGGCTACGAGTGGTTCGCCAAGGGCATCCCCCACGACGTGCTCGCGATGCTGGCGGGCGTGCTGTTGCTCGTCGGCGTCCAGCTCGCGATGTTCGGCGTGCTCGCGGACACGATGGTCGTTCTCCACCGGGAGCAGCGCGAGCGCATCGAGCGCATCGCCGAGGAGACGGGGACCGACCTCTCGTCGGAGTCGGGCGAGGACTGA